One genomic window of Misgurnus anguillicaudatus chromosome 12, ASM2758022v2, whole genome shotgun sequence includes the following:
- the LOC129452540 gene encoding uncharacterized protein: protein MAESMKNNGCGSNLRPTTERHGTEPPNVTIDQMMENLNAYLDKRLEIRTCHDDICRKYSIKHSESGQWALPDIKRAYGKIQRLRTNTRKDGWSVILLKQIQQHLQKCEMDKPQCEIEAEKAKVRALAEQLENEKKDKERLLNQIEKLLNLISKQIESKDCFITQASTKETSSCNKQVTEQQVTENQQRMALLRELPHHHCESGDSDREAKSPIHTYVPKSRSTVRLAPVIVKNKRTEIEVDNEEEYENNGERRTRTVTKMVKKYVPHRTYQPATPEQIDKWSRELPDVYKHPRKVWQVLQRLHKIYTLHPLDGVVILNVNLRDSDQNKLTESVSIKVGESQENIEAGWEAVKTFLFELKPAEINWGKITSCMQKTGESVTEFEDRFKQTWLEHAGLNDSEDCDKDTGMPLKTAFVNGLKPEISKALKIRYDDWDSIGVAFNQLVEWSTKIERTQDVQLRALQTKSVKSNKRVEHHKHPSANTKHGRCRYCNKEGHWIRDCSLKLRDQNVNEDHLDRRFQQLTVEQKQTLLNAVEWQRN from the coding sequence ATGGCTGAGTCTATGAAAAACAATGGTTGTGGATCTAACCTGAGACCCACTACAGAACGGCATGGAACAGAACCTCCAAATGTAACCATTGATCAGATGATGGAAAATCTGAATGCATATTTGGACAAAAGACTGGAGATAAGGACATGCCATGATGACATCTGTAGGAAATACAGTATCAAGCACTCAGAGAGTGGACAATGGGCTTTGCCAGACATCAAAAGGGCTTATGGAAAGATACAGCGCTTAAGGACAAACACCAGGAAAGATGGTTGGTCTGTGATTTTGCTCAAACAAATTCAACAGCACCTGCAGAAGTGTGAGATGGACAAACCACAATGTGAGATTGAAGCCGAGAAGGCTAAGGTTCGAGCATTAGCTGAACAACTGGAAAATGAAAAGAAAGATAAAGAACGTCTGTTAAACCAGATTGAGAAGTTGCTGAATTTGATTAGCAAACAAATTGAATCAAAAGACTGTTTTATAACACAGGCATCAACTAAAGAAACTAGCAGCTGCAACAAGCAAGTAACTGAACAACAAGTTACTGAAAATCAACAACGAATGGCTCTGCTGAGAGAGCTACCACATCATCACTGTGAAAGCGGTGATTCAGATAGAGAGGCTAAATCACCTATTCACACATATGTCCCAAAGAGCAGATCTACGGTCAGACTTGCTCCTGTTATTGTCAAAAACAAAAGGACTGAAATTGAAGTTGACAATGAGGAGGAGTATGAGAACAATGGAGAGAGACGAACTCGCACTGTGACAAAAATGGTGAAGAAATATGTTCCACATAGAACATACCAGCCAGCAACACCTGAGCAGATTGACAAATGGTCAAGGGAACTGCCCGATGTATACAAGCATCCACGGAAGGTTTGGCAAGTTCTACAAAGACTGCACAAAATCTACACACTACATCCATTAGATGGAGTAGTCATTCTCAATGTCAATTTGAGGGACAGTGACCAAAACAAGCTAACTGAAAGTGTCAGCATCAAAGTTGGTGAGTCTCAAGAGAACATTGAAGCTGGATGGGAAGCCGTAAAGACATTCTTATTTGAATTAAAACCTGCAGAGATTAATTGGGGTAAAATTACATCTTGCATGCAGAAGACAGGGGAAAGTGTCACAGAGTTTGAAGATCGCTTCAAACAAACCTGGCTAGAACATGCTGGTTTGAATGACAGTGAGGATTGTGACAAGGACACTGGTATGCCTTTAAAAACTGCATTTGTAAATGGACTGAAACCAGAGATCTCTAAAGCTCTGAAAATTCGTTATGATGACTGGGACAGCATTGGGGTTGCTTTTAATCAGCTGGTTGAATGGTCAACAAAGATTGAAAGAACACAAGATGTCCAGCTGAGAGCCTTACAAACAAAATCTGTGAAGAGCAACAAGAGAGTGGAACATCATAAACACCCAAGTGCAAACACCAAACATGGAAGATGCAGGTATTGCAACAAGGAAGGACACTGGATTCGAGATTGCAGCCTGAAATTAAGAGATCAAAATGTTAATGAGGACCATCTGGATAGAAGATTTCAGCAGCTGACAGTAGAACAAAAACAGACTCTACTAAACGCTGTTGAGTGGCAGCGAAACTAG